From Alligator mississippiensis isolate rAllMis1 chromosome 9, rAllMis1, whole genome shotgun sequence, one genomic window encodes:
- the SH3TC2 gene encoding SH3 domain and tetratricopeptide repeat-containing protein 2 isoform X5, which yields MFSGGDHGISHSSQGVNSQLQEAARKKLWALENDEKDVCALFKELSARLVCIQAQKDRFLLTFKTTEEIWKFSTYLALGHVACCLEQLLFDQVYWLNYALVEDTKISVTVNEDRLATIYLGLLIQEGNFFSRAVLNVLQPVEEGEGGLRFCKNELLHVRDIGEESRWEGMSLLTGQRGLVPVAAIEPLPHPFYQWFLKNYPVSFSVSKEISSPTSQPVGKGRCTAIEDHRGRGWDELSFSKGDNIEIVGFLIPGLQWFVGRSLSLGTTGFVQTKCIDPKTCEPLGKGLEFLSDEEQRSLLRLPCNGSEQHYIRVLSDLAHTDITSVYRLDGFEPAVMLPKVPSEALLQGCKDVQLLGSWEEAAMNGLATPSVSEQSSSERESLPATLEDVLLQEPDDFDDPKFFIDLNAGHMEDAEVFDPILTFLNQGGYVAHFQNLYDLSFSFLNSTFYGFSDEDELILYLETSRNWAKRTHLDWAHIRVCFLLGRLCIKRVKLSQARVYFEEAISVMDKGFRDLPLLAALHVNLAAIYLKQKMKLKFFSMLGKAVALLVCLPGHGFSSENELEVVKYILRDAIVVGNTSLEARACFLAVKLFLQLGKYDEVLPFAERLQILSTNFSSQDSSATLLDTTPILSYLYDKKYLPHITLASTRRFVPSGIKGAPTPIWRAGLVLQNTAKLLGSQLNRSSISVLSCFCLRHALTFSHETGAVSTQRALCAILSKTYLQHGVLDGAVCYAARAVVLGKQMSEEEAFESSLSLGWMHILNSQPAKAAEIMLQLLHSLRETDGVTQGGAVHNLLAIALNGEGQVQKAAVNYLWALNKAKETGNRRNQAIALANLGHLTLSHRANQLAERYLLQSFQLYAELQGSEDSEMELVQVLVWLAEAMVGRHRIEDSKIFHELALVYALKSHNMKSQLHITESLCHFYSKVSPNPGACITYHEHWVSLAQQLQDREMEAQVLQTLSQLYRSLDTSKSLRQSLDCTKQSLRIFIDLGEQVKAAQAWLQAGRLHYLMEEDEPVEMYFQAAIQTALKPGDFSLAMDLYEEAGDIFFNGSRNRHRAVEFYRGGAVPLARKLKATRTELRLFNKLAELQIGLRGYEKALEFATLAARLSTSVGDQLQELVAFHRLASVYYFLQMYEMAEDCYLKTLALCSPMLQCAEEAMYYSKIYCHLGNLTLHKLKDEQDATGYFLLALAAATVLGDKKLQDVIYAKLAYIYSMPLQPKALDGCATYRARWLSEGGQV from the exons GCCATGTGGCTTGCTGTTTGGAACAGCTTCTCTTTGACCAAGTGTACTGGCTGAACTATGCTCTGGTGGAGGACACCAAGATCAGTGTTACTGTCAATGAAGATCGCCTGGCTACCATATATCTGGGTCTGCTTATCCAAGAAG GTAACTTCTTTTCCAGAGCAGTGCTGAATGTTCTTCAACctgtggaagagggagagggaggcttgAGGTTCTGCAAAAATGAGCTACTTCACGTGAGGGACATTGGAGAAGAGTCAAGATGGGAAGGGATGTCCTTGTTGACAGGTCAGCGAGGCCTAGTACCTGTGGCAGCCATAGAGCCTCTGCCCCATCCATTTTACCA GTGGTTTCTAAAGAATTATCCAGTGAGCTTCAGCGTCTCCAAAGAAATTAGTAGTCCAACCTCTCAGCCAGTTG GCAAAGGTAGGTGCACAGCCATAGAGGATCACCGAGGCAGAGGATGGGATGAACTGAGCTTCTCCAAAGGAGACAACATAGAGATCGTTGGCTTTCTTATACCAGGACTGCAGTGGTTTGTGGGAAGATCCCTGAGCCTGGGGACGACTGGCTTTGTCCAAACCAAATGCATAGACCCCAAGACATGTGAACCTCT GGGAAAGGGTCTGGAGTTTCTCAGTGACGAAGAGCAACGCTCCCTCCTGCGCCTCCCATGCAACGGCAGCGAGCAGCACTACATCCGCGTCCTCAGCGACCTGGCGCATACCGACATCACCTCTGTGTACAGGCTGG ATGGTTTTGAACCTGCAGTCATGCTCCCCAAAGTGCCATCTG AGGCTCTTCTCCAAGGATGTAAGGATGTCCAGCTGCTCGGGTCATGGGAAGAAGCAGCTATGAATGGCTTGGCCACACCTAGTGTCTCAGAGCAGTCCAGCTCAGAGAGGGAATCACTCCCTGCTACCCTGGAAGACGTTCTGCTTCAGGAGCCAGATGACTTTGATGACCCCAAGTTCTTTATTGACCTGAATGCTGGGCACATGGAGGATGCTGAAGTCTTTGACCCCATACTGACCTTCCTTAACCAAGGTGGCTATGTGGCCCATTTTCAAAATCTCTATGacctctctttctccttcctcaaTTCCACCTTTTATGGCTTCTCTGATGAGGATGAGCTGATCTTGTATCTTGAGACCTCTAGGAACTGGGCCAAGAGAACTCATTTGGACTGGGCTCATATCAGGGTCTGTTTCctgctgggcaggctctgcaTCAAAAGGGTCAAGTTGTCCCAGGCCCGAGTCTACTTTGAAGAAGCCATAAGTGTAATGGACAAGGGGTTCAGGGACCTTCCTCTGCTGGCTGCACTGCATGTGAACCTTGCTGCCATCTACCTGAAACAGAAGATGAAGCTCAAGTTCTTCTCCATGCTGGGGAAAGCGGTGGCCCTGCTAGTCTGTTTGCCGGGACATGGCTTCAGTTCTGAGAATGAGCTGGAAGTTGTGAAGTACATCCTGAGGGATGCAATTGTGGTGGGCAATACCTCTTTGGAGGCCCGGGCTTGTTTCCTTGCTGTCAAGCTCTTCTTACAGTTGGGCAAGTATGATGAGGTCCTGCCCTTCGCAGAGCGCCTTCAAATCCTCTCCACCAACTTCTCTAGCCAAGATTCCAGTGCCACATTGTTGGATACCACTCCCATATTGAGCTATTTGTATGACAAGAAATACTTGCCGCATATCACATTGGCATCCACCCGGCGGTTTGTTCCCAGTGGCATCAAAGGGGCACCAACACCTATATGGAGAGCTGGTTTAGTCCTCCAGAATACTGCCAAGCTCCTAGGAAGTCAGCTGAACAGAAGCAGCATCTCAGTACTTTCTTGCTTCTGTCTCAGACATGCATTGACTTTCTCCCATGAAACTGGTGCTGTGTCCACTCAGAGAGCTCTGTGTGCCATCTTGTCCAAAACGTACCTCCAGCATGGCGTGTTGGATGGGGCAGTTTGTTATGCAGCCAGAGCTGTAGTCCTTGGCAAGCAGATGAGTGAGGAGGAGGCCTTTGAGTCTTCCCTCTCTTTGGGGTGGATGCACATCCTGAACAGCCAGCCAGCTAAGGCTGCAGAGAtcatgctgcagctcctgcactctcTGCGTGAAACGGACGGTGTTACTCAGGGTGGGGCAGTTCACAACCTCCTGGCTATTGCCCTCAATGGAGAAGGCCAGGTGCAGAAGGCAGCAGTAAACTACTTGTGGGCCTTAAACAAAGCCAAGGAGACTGGCAACAGGAGGAACCAGGCTATTGCTTTGGCCAACTTGGGACACTTGACTCTCTCTCACAGGGCCAACCAGCTGGCTGAGAGGTATTTGCTCCAGTCTTTTCAGCTGTACGCTGAGCTCCAGGGTAGTGAAGACTCAGAAATGGagctggtgcaggtgctggtgtgGCTAGCTGAGGCAATGGTGGGCAGACACAGGATAGAAGACAGCAAAATCTTTCATGAACTGGCACTGGTGTATGCTCTGAAGTCCCACAACATGAAGA GTCAGCTTCATATCACTGAGTCCCTCTGCCATTTCTACAGCAAAGTGTCCCCGAATCCTGGGGCCTGCATTACCTACCATGAACATTGGGTATCCCTGGCACAGCAGCTCCAGGACCGAGAGATGGAAGCACAAGTCCTACAGACCCTCAGCCAGCTCTACCGGAGTCTAGACACATCCAA GTCCTTGAGACAGTCCCTGGACTGTACCAAACAGAGCTTACGGATCTTCATTGACCTGGGGGAGCAAGTCAAAGCAGCACAGGCCtggttgcaggctggcaggctccACTATCTTATGGAGGAGGATGAGCCGGTGGAAATGTACTTCcag GCAGCTATACAGACTGCACTGAAACCAGGGGACTTCTCCTTGGCCATGGATCTGTATGAAGAGGCGGGGGATATCTTTTTTAATGGCAGCCGAAACAGACACCGAGCAGTGGAATTTTACAGG GGAGGTGCTGTGCCTTTGGCCAGGAAACTGAAGGCCACCAGGACAGAGCTGCGGTTGTTCAAtaagctggcagagctgcagattGGACTACGGGGCTATGAGAAGGCACTAGAATTTGCCACCCTGGCAGCCAGGCTGAGCACCAGCGTAG GAGATCAGTTGCAAGAGCTGGTTGCATTTCACCGCCTGGCTTCAGTGTACTATTTCCTGCAGATGTACGAGATGGCTGAGGACTGCTATCTGAAGACGCTTGCCTTGTGCTCTCCCATGCTGCAGTGTGCTGAAGAGGCCATGTACTATTCTAAGATTTACTGTCACCTTGGCAATCTGACCCTGCACAAACTGAAG GATGAACAAGATGCTACTGGTTacttcctgctggccctggctgcagccacagtgctggGAGACAAGAAGCTGCAAGATGTCATCTATGCCAAGTTGGCTTACATATACAGCATGCCCCTCCAACCCAAGGCTCTGGATGGCTGTGCCACATATCGGGCTAGGTGGCTCAGTGAAGGAGGACAAGTGTGA
- the SH3TC2 gene encoding SH3 domain and tetratricopeptide repeat-containing protein 2 isoform X2 produces MQEMAGEEQDSCCSAAPVLLPSWSSLQNYTAEPQGRCFQEETMASEISLSFSVESHSSQGVNSQLQEAARKKLWALENDEKDVCALFKELSARLVCIQAQKDRFLLTFKTTEEIWKFSTYLALGHVACCLEQLLFDQVYWLNYALVEDTKISVTVNEDRLATIYLGLLIQEGNFFSRAVLNVLQPVEEGEGGLRFCKNELLHVRDIGEESRWEGMSLLTGQRGLVPVAAIEPLPHPFYQWFLKNYPVSFSVSKEISSPTSQPVGKGRCTAIEDHRGRGWDELSFSKGDNIEIVGFLIPGLQWFVGRSLSLGTTGFVQTKCIDPKTCEPLGKGLEFLSDEEQRSLLRLPCNGSEQHYIRVLSDLAHTDITSVYRLDGFEPAVMLPKVPSEALLQGCKDVQLLGSWEEAAMNGLATPSVSEQSSSERESLPATLEDVLLQEPDDFDDPKFFIDLNAGHMEDAEVFDPILTFLNQGGYVAHFQNLYDLSFSFLNSTFYGFSDEDELILYLETSRNWAKRTHLDWAHIRVCFLLGRLCIKRVKLSQARVYFEEAISVMDKGFRDLPLLAALHVNLAAIYLKQKMKLKFFSMLGKAVALLVCLPGHGFSSENELEVVKYILRDAIVVGNTSLEARACFLAVKLFLQLGKYDEVLPFAERLQILSTNFSSQDSSATLLDTTPILSYLYDKKYLPHITLASTRRFVPSGIKGAPTPIWRAGLVLQNTAKLLGSQLNRSSISVLSCFCLRHALTFSHETGAVSTQRALCAILSKTYLQHGVLDGAVCYAARAVVLGKQMSEEEAFESSLSLGWMHILNSQPAKAAEIMLQLLHSLRETDGVTQGGAVHNLLAIALNGEGQVQKAAVNYLWALNKAKETGNRRNQAIALANLGHLTLSHRANQLAERYLLQSFQLYAELQGSEDSEMELVQVLVWLAEAMVGRHRIEDSKIFHELALVYALKSHNMKSQLHITESLCHFYSKVSPNPGACITYHEHWVSLAQQLQDREMEAQVLQTLSQLYRSLDTSKSLRQSLDCTKQSLRIFIDLGEQVKAAQAWLQAGRLHYLMEEDEPVEMYFQAAIQTALKPGDFSLAMDLYEEAGDIFFNGSRNRHRAVEFYRGGAVPLARKLKATRTELRLFNKLAELQIGLRGYEKALEFATLAARLSTSVGDQLQELVAFHRLASVYYFLQMYEMAEDCYLKTLALCSPMLQCAEEAMYYSKIYCHLGNLTLHKLKDEQDATGYFLLALAAATVLGDKKLQDVIYAKLAYIYSMPLQPKALDGCATYRARWLSEGGQV; encoded by the exons GCCATGTGGCTTGCTGTTTGGAACAGCTTCTCTTTGACCAAGTGTACTGGCTGAACTATGCTCTGGTGGAGGACACCAAGATCAGTGTTACTGTCAATGAAGATCGCCTGGCTACCATATATCTGGGTCTGCTTATCCAAGAAG GTAACTTCTTTTCCAGAGCAGTGCTGAATGTTCTTCAACctgtggaagagggagagggaggcttgAGGTTCTGCAAAAATGAGCTACTTCACGTGAGGGACATTGGAGAAGAGTCAAGATGGGAAGGGATGTCCTTGTTGACAGGTCAGCGAGGCCTAGTACCTGTGGCAGCCATAGAGCCTCTGCCCCATCCATTTTACCA GTGGTTTCTAAAGAATTATCCAGTGAGCTTCAGCGTCTCCAAAGAAATTAGTAGTCCAACCTCTCAGCCAGTTG GCAAAGGTAGGTGCACAGCCATAGAGGATCACCGAGGCAGAGGATGGGATGAACTGAGCTTCTCCAAAGGAGACAACATAGAGATCGTTGGCTTTCTTATACCAGGACTGCAGTGGTTTGTGGGAAGATCCCTGAGCCTGGGGACGACTGGCTTTGTCCAAACCAAATGCATAGACCCCAAGACATGTGAACCTCT GGGAAAGGGTCTGGAGTTTCTCAGTGACGAAGAGCAACGCTCCCTCCTGCGCCTCCCATGCAACGGCAGCGAGCAGCACTACATCCGCGTCCTCAGCGACCTGGCGCATACCGACATCACCTCTGTGTACAGGCTGG ATGGTTTTGAACCTGCAGTCATGCTCCCCAAAGTGCCATCTG AGGCTCTTCTCCAAGGATGTAAGGATGTCCAGCTGCTCGGGTCATGGGAAGAAGCAGCTATGAATGGCTTGGCCACACCTAGTGTCTCAGAGCAGTCCAGCTCAGAGAGGGAATCACTCCCTGCTACCCTGGAAGACGTTCTGCTTCAGGAGCCAGATGACTTTGATGACCCCAAGTTCTTTATTGACCTGAATGCTGGGCACATGGAGGATGCTGAAGTCTTTGACCCCATACTGACCTTCCTTAACCAAGGTGGCTATGTGGCCCATTTTCAAAATCTCTATGacctctctttctccttcctcaaTTCCACCTTTTATGGCTTCTCTGATGAGGATGAGCTGATCTTGTATCTTGAGACCTCTAGGAACTGGGCCAAGAGAACTCATTTGGACTGGGCTCATATCAGGGTCTGTTTCctgctgggcaggctctgcaTCAAAAGGGTCAAGTTGTCCCAGGCCCGAGTCTACTTTGAAGAAGCCATAAGTGTAATGGACAAGGGGTTCAGGGACCTTCCTCTGCTGGCTGCACTGCATGTGAACCTTGCTGCCATCTACCTGAAACAGAAGATGAAGCTCAAGTTCTTCTCCATGCTGGGGAAAGCGGTGGCCCTGCTAGTCTGTTTGCCGGGACATGGCTTCAGTTCTGAGAATGAGCTGGAAGTTGTGAAGTACATCCTGAGGGATGCAATTGTGGTGGGCAATACCTCTTTGGAGGCCCGGGCTTGTTTCCTTGCTGTCAAGCTCTTCTTACAGTTGGGCAAGTATGATGAGGTCCTGCCCTTCGCAGAGCGCCTTCAAATCCTCTCCACCAACTTCTCTAGCCAAGATTCCAGTGCCACATTGTTGGATACCACTCCCATATTGAGCTATTTGTATGACAAGAAATACTTGCCGCATATCACATTGGCATCCACCCGGCGGTTTGTTCCCAGTGGCATCAAAGGGGCACCAACACCTATATGGAGAGCTGGTTTAGTCCTCCAGAATACTGCCAAGCTCCTAGGAAGTCAGCTGAACAGAAGCAGCATCTCAGTACTTTCTTGCTTCTGTCTCAGACATGCATTGACTTTCTCCCATGAAACTGGTGCTGTGTCCACTCAGAGAGCTCTGTGTGCCATCTTGTCCAAAACGTACCTCCAGCATGGCGTGTTGGATGGGGCAGTTTGTTATGCAGCCAGAGCTGTAGTCCTTGGCAAGCAGATGAGTGAGGAGGAGGCCTTTGAGTCTTCCCTCTCTTTGGGGTGGATGCACATCCTGAACAGCCAGCCAGCTAAGGCTGCAGAGAtcatgctgcagctcctgcactctcTGCGTGAAACGGACGGTGTTACTCAGGGTGGGGCAGTTCACAACCTCCTGGCTATTGCCCTCAATGGAGAAGGCCAGGTGCAGAAGGCAGCAGTAAACTACTTGTGGGCCTTAAACAAAGCCAAGGAGACTGGCAACAGGAGGAACCAGGCTATTGCTTTGGCCAACTTGGGACACTTGACTCTCTCTCACAGGGCCAACCAGCTGGCTGAGAGGTATTTGCTCCAGTCTTTTCAGCTGTACGCTGAGCTCCAGGGTAGTGAAGACTCAGAAATGGagctggtgcaggtgctggtgtgGCTAGCTGAGGCAATGGTGGGCAGACACAGGATAGAAGACAGCAAAATCTTTCATGAACTGGCACTGGTGTATGCTCTGAAGTCCCACAACATGAAGA GTCAGCTTCATATCACTGAGTCCCTCTGCCATTTCTACAGCAAAGTGTCCCCGAATCCTGGGGCCTGCATTACCTACCATGAACATTGGGTATCCCTGGCACAGCAGCTCCAGGACCGAGAGATGGAAGCACAAGTCCTACAGACCCTCAGCCAGCTCTACCGGAGTCTAGACACATCCAA GTCCTTGAGACAGTCCCTGGACTGTACCAAACAGAGCTTACGGATCTTCATTGACCTGGGGGAGCAAGTCAAAGCAGCACAGGCCtggttgcaggctggcaggctccACTATCTTATGGAGGAGGATGAGCCGGTGGAAATGTACTTCcag GCAGCTATACAGACTGCACTGAAACCAGGGGACTTCTCCTTGGCCATGGATCTGTATGAAGAGGCGGGGGATATCTTTTTTAATGGCAGCCGAAACAGACACCGAGCAGTGGAATTTTACAGG GGAGGTGCTGTGCCTTTGGCCAGGAAACTGAAGGCCACCAGGACAGAGCTGCGGTTGTTCAAtaagctggcagagctgcagattGGACTACGGGGCTATGAGAAGGCACTAGAATTTGCCACCCTGGCAGCCAGGCTGAGCACCAGCGTAG GAGATCAGTTGCAAGAGCTGGTTGCATTTCACCGCCTGGCTTCAGTGTACTATTTCCTGCAGATGTACGAGATGGCTGAGGACTGCTATCTGAAGACGCTTGCCTTGTGCTCTCCCATGCTGCAGTGTGCTGAAGAGGCCATGTACTATTCTAAGATTTACTGTCACCTTGGCAATCTGACCCTGCACAAACTGAAG GATGAACAAGATGCTACTGGTTacttcctgctggccctggctgcagccacagtgctggGAGACAAGAAGCTGCAAGATGTCATCTATGCCAAGTTGGCTTACATATACAGCATGCCCCTCCAACCCAAGGCTCTGGATGGCTGTGCCACATATCGGGCTAGGTGGCTCAGTGAAGGAGGACAAGTGTGA
- the SH3TC2 gene encoding SH3 domain and tetratricopeptide repeat-containing protein 2 isoform X3, which yields MCEQVKSRIPAVLLHLCSCPAGPVCRTTQLSPKEDVFRRRPWHQSHSSQGVNSQLQEAARKKLWALENDEKDVCALFKELSARLVCIQAQKDRFLLTFKTTEEIWKFSTYLALGHVACCLEQLLFDQVYWLNYALVEDTKISVTVNEDRLATIYLGLLIQEGNFFSRAVLNVLQPVEEGEGGLRFCKNELLHVRDIGEESRWEGMSLLTGQRGLVPVAAIEPLPHPFYQWFLKNYPVSFSVSKEISSPTSQPVGKGRCTAIEDHRGRGWDELSFSKGDNIEIVGFLIPGLQWFVGRSLSLGTTGFVQTKCIDPKTCEPLGKGLEFLSDEEQRSLLRLPCNGSEQHYIRVLSDLAHTDITSVYRLDGFEPAVMLPKVPSEALLQGCKDVQLLGSWEEAAMNGLATPSVSEQSSSERESLPATLEDVLLQEPDDFDDPKFFIDLNAGHMEDAEVFDPILTFLNQGGYVAHFQNLYDLSFSFLNSTFYGFSDEDELILYLETSRNWAKRTHLDWAHIRVCFLLGRLCIKRVKLSQARVYFEEAISVMDKGFRDLPLLAALHVNLAAIYLKQKMKLKFFSMLGKAVALLVCLPGHGFSSENELEVVKYILRDAIVVGNTSLEARACFLAVKLFLQLGKYDEVLPFAERLQILSTNFSSQDSSATLLDTTPILSYLYDKKYLPHITLASTRRFVPSGIKGAPTPIWRAGLVLQNTAKLLGSQLNRSSISVLSCFCLRHALTFSHETGAVSTQRALCAILSKTYLQHGVLDGAVCYAARAVVLGKQMSEEEAFESSLSLGWMHILNSQPAKAAEIMLQLLHSLRETDGVTQGGAVHNLLAIALNGEGQVQKAAVNYLWALNKAKETGNRRNQAIALANLGHLTLSHRANQLAERYLLQSFQLYAELQGSEDSEMELVQVLVWLAEAMVGRHRIEDSKIFHELALVYALKSHNMKSQLHITESLCHFYSKVSPNPGACITYHEHWVSLAQQLQDREMEAQVLQTLSQLYRSLDTSKSLRQSLDCTKQSLRIFIDLGEQVKAAQAWLQAGRLHYLMEEDEPVEMYFQAAIQTALKPGDFSLAMDLYEEAGDIFFNGSRNRHRAVEFYRGGAVPLARKLKATRTELRLFNKLAELQIGLRGYEKALEFATLAARLSTSVGDQLQELVAFHRLASVYYFLQMYEMAEDCYLKTLALCSPMLQCAEEAMYYSKIYCHLGNLTLHKLKDEQDATGYFLLALAAATVLGDKKLQDVIYAKLAYIYSMPLQPKALDGCATYRARWLSEGGQV from the exons GCCATGTGGCTTGCTGTTTGGAACAGCTTCTCTTTGACCAAGTGTACTGGCTGAACTATGCTCTGGTGGAGGACACCAAGATCAGTGTTACTGTCAATGAAGATCGCCTGGCTACCATATATCTGGGTCTGCTTATCCAAGAAG GTAACTTCTTTTCCAGAGCAGTGCTGAATGTTCTTCAACctgtggaagagggagagggaggcttgAGGTTCTGCAAAAATGAGCTACTTCACGTGAGGGACATTGGAGAAGAGTCAAGATGGGAAGGGATGTCCTTGTTGACAGGTCAGCGAGGCCTAGTACCTGTGGCAGCCATAGAGCCTCTGCCCCATCCATTTTACCA GTGGTTTCTAAAGAATTATCCAGTGAGCTTCAGCGTCTCCAAAGAAATTAGTAGTCCAACCTCTCAGCCAGTTG GCAAAGGTAGGTGCACAGCCATAGAGGATCACCGAGGCAGAGGATGGGATGAACTGAGCTTCTCCAAAGGAGACAACATAGAGATCGTTGGCTTTCTTATACCAGGACTGCAGTGGTTTGTGGGAAGATCCCTGAGCCTGGGGACGACTGGCTTTGTCCAAACCAAATGCATAGACCCCAAGACATGTGAACCTCT GGGAAAGGGTCTGGAGTTTCTCAGTGACGAAGAGCAACGCTCCCTCCTGCGCCTCCCATGCAACGGCAGCGAGCAGCACTACATCCGCGTCCTCAGCGACCTGGCGCATACCGACATCACCTCTGTGTACAGGCTGG ATGGTTTTGAACCTGCAGTCATGCTCCCCAAAGTGCCATCTG AGGCTCTTCTCCAAGGATGTAAGGATGTCCAGCTGCTCGGGTCATGGGAAGAAGCAGCTATGAATGGCTTGGCCACACCTAGTGTCTCAGAGCAGTCCAGCTCAGAGAGGGAATCACTCCCTGCTACCCTGGAAGACGTTCTGCTTCAGGAGCCAGATGACTTTGATGACCCCAAGTTCTTTATTGACCTGAATGCTGGGCACATGGAGGATGCTGAAGTCTTTGACCCCATACTGACCTTCCTTAACCAAGGTGGCTATGTGGCCCATTTTCAAAATCTCTATGacctctctttctccttcctcaaTTCCACCTTTTATGGCTTCTCTGATGAGGATGAGCTGATCTTGTATCTTGAGACCTCTAGGAACTGGGCCAAGAGAACTCATTTGGACTGGGCTCATATCAGGGTCTGTTTCctgctgggcaggctctgcaTCAAAAGGGTCAAGTTGTCCCAGGCCCGAGTCTACTTTGAAGAAGCCATAAGTGTAATGGACAAGGGGTTCAGGGACCTTCCTCTGCTGGCTGCACTGCATGTGAACCTTGCTGCCATCTACCTGAAACAGAAGATGAAGCTCAAGTTCTTCTCCATGCTGGGGAAAGCGGTGGCCCTGCTAGTCTGTTTGCCGGGACATGGCTTCAGTTCTGAGAATGAGCTGGAAGTTGTGAAGTACATCCTGAGGGATGCAATTGTGGTGGGCAATACCTCTTTGGAGGCCCGGGCTTGTTTCCTTGCTGTCAAGCTCTTCTTACAGTTGGGCAAGTATGATGAGGTCCTGCCCTTCGCAGAGCGCCTTCAAATCCTCTCCACCAACTTCTCTAGCCAAGATTCCAGTGCCACATTGTTGGATACCACTCCCATATTGAGCTATTTGTATGACAAGAAATACTTGCCGCATATCACATTGGCATCCACCCGGCGGTTTGTTCCCAGTGGCATCAAAGGGGCACCAACACCTATATGGAGAGCTGGTTTAGTCCTCCAGAATACTGCCAAGCTCCTAGGAAGTCAGCTGAACAGAAGCAGCATCTCAGTACTTTCTTGCTTCTGTCTCAGACATGCATTGACTTTCTCCCATGAAACTGGTGCTGTGTCCACTCAGAGAGCTCTGTGTGCCATCTTGTCCAAAACGTACCTCCAGCATGGCGTGTTGGATGGGGCAGTTTGTTATGCAGCCAGAGCTGTAGTCCTTGGCAAGCAGATGAGTGAGGAGGAGGCCTTTGAGTCTTCCCTCTCTTTGGGGTGGATGCACATCCTGAACAGCCAGCCAGCTAAGGCTGCAGAGAtcatgctgcagctcctgcactctcTGCGTGAAACGGACGGTGTTACTCAGGGTGGGGCAGTTCACAACCTCCTGGCTATTGCCCTCAATGGAGAAGGCCAGGTGCAGAAGGCAGCAGTAAACTACTTGTGGGCCTTAAACAAAGCCAAGGAGACTGGCAACAGGAGGAACCAGGCTATTGCTTTGGCCAACTTGGGACACTTGACTCTCTCTCACAGGGCCAACCAGCTGGCTGAGAGGTATTTGCTCCAGTCTTTTCAGCTGTACGCTGAGCTCCAGGGTAGTGAAGACTCAGAAATGGagctggtgcaggtgctggtgtgGCTAGCTGAGGCAATGGTGGGCAGACACAGGATAGAAGACAGCAAAATCTTTCATGAACTGGCACTGGTGTATGCTCTGAAGTCCCACAACATGAAGA GTCAGCTTCATATCACTGAGTCCCTCTGCCATTTCTACAGCAAAGTGTCCCCGAATCCTGGGGCCTGCATTACCTACCATGAACATTGGGTATCCCTGGCACAGCAGCTCCAGGACCGAGAGATGGAAGCACAAGTCCTACAGACCCTCAGCCAGCTCTACCGGAGTCTAGACACATCCAA GTCCTTGAGACAGTCCCTGGACTGTACCAAACAGAGCTTACGGATCTTCATTGACCTGGGGGAGCAAGTCAAAGCAGCACAGGCCtggttgcaggctggcaggctccACTATCTTATGGAGGAGGATGAGCCGGTGGAAATGTACTTCcag GCAGCTATACAGACTGCACTGAAACCAGGGGACTTCTCCTTGGCCATGGATCTGTATGAAGAGGCGGGGGATATCTTTTTTAATGGCAGCCGAAACAGACACCGAGCAGTGGAATTTTACAGG GGAGGTGCTGTGCCTTTGGCCAGGAAACTGAAGGCCACCAGGACAGAGCTGCGGTTGTTCAAtaagctggcagagctgcagattGGACTACGGGGCTATGAGAAGGCACTAGAATTTGCCACCCTGGCAGCCAGGCTGAGCACCAGCGTAG GAGATCAGTTGCAAGAGCTGGTTGCATTTCACCGCCTGGCTTCAGTGTACTATTTCCTGCAGATGTACGAGATGGCTGAGGACTGCTATCTGAAGACGCTTGCCTTGTGCTCTCCCATGCTGCAGTGTGCTGAAGAGGCCATGTACTATTCTAAGATTTACTGTCACCTTGGCAATCTGACCCTGCACAAACTGAAG GATGAACAAGATGCTACTGGTTacttcctgctggccctggctgcagccacagtgctggGAGACAAGAAGCTGCAAGATGTCATCTATGCCAAGTTGGCTTACATATACAGCATGCCCCTCCAACCCAAGGCTCTGGATGGCTGTGCCACATATCGGGCTAGGTGGCTCAGTGAAGGAGGACAAGTGTGA